A window from Pseudomonas alloputida encodes these proteins:
- a CDS encoding aldehyde dehydrogenase, whose amino-acid sequence MTVPERFTHAQWLELSKNLKIQNRAFLNGKFVQSLSGYTFECINPSTGLKITDIASCNTEDVDAAVIYAREAYERGSWSECPPSERKRVLLKLSQLIMEHRAELAVLESMDMGKLVTDAYDLDVPSSAEVFQWYAEAIDKVYDEVASIGKDVVATVTREPLGVIGAVVPWNFPLKMTAWKCAPALAAGNSVILKPAEQSPLTALKLAELAQRAGIPDGVFQVLPGLGETAGQAIGRHPDIDCVAFTGSTEVGKFFQRYASESNMKPVWLECGGKSANIVFEDCGDLEKAAKLAAQGVLFNQGEVCSATSRLLVHRSIKDAFIQKLLVAAQAYVPGDPLDPASTMGCLVEPKHADRVRDYIAIGKSEARLLTSDSDRGLGTTYIAPAIFDQVQPDSTLAQEEVFGPVLAVIEFDDEDEAIQIANNSVYGLGAAVFTENLSRAHRVARQLRVGSVSVNTVDAVSIQTPFGGVKQTGNGRDLSLHALDKYTSLKTTWIAL is encoded by the coding sequence ATGACTGTACCTGAACGGTTTACCCACGCCCAATGGTTGGAACTTAGCAAAAACTTGAAAATTCAGAATCGAGCCTTCCTGAATGGAAAGTTCGTTCAATCACTCTCTGGCTATACGTTCGAGTGCATAAACCCATCGACAGGTTTGAAGATTACCGATATCGCATCGTGCAATACCGAGGATGTTGATGCGGCTGTCATTTACGCTCGTGAGGCCTACGAGCGTGGTAGCTGGTCAGAATGCCCACCCTCCGAGCGAAAGCGTGTCCTGCTCAAACTGTCTCAGCTCATCATGGAGCACCGTGCAGAACTCGCTGTGCTGGAATCGATGGACATGGGCAAGCTGGTAACTGATGCCTACGATCTGGATGTCCCTTCCTCTGCCGAGGTTTTCCAGTGGTACGCGGAAGCGATCGACAAGGTTTACGACGAAGTCGCATCAATCGGTAAGGACGTAGTGGCCACGGTGACACGCGAGCCGCTCGGCGTCATCGGCGCAGTGGTGCCGTGGAACTTCCCGTTGAAAATGACCGCCTGGAAATGTGCACCTGCCCTGGCAGCGGGCAACAGCGTCATCCTGAAGCCCGCTGAGCAATCGCCTTTGACCGCGCTGAAACTGGCAGAGCTGGCCCAGCGTGCGGGCATCCCTGACGGTGTGTTCCAAGTGTTACCAGGGCTTGGAGAGACCGCAGGTCAGGCCATAGGCCGGCATCCTGACATCGACTGCGTGGCCTTCACTGGCTCAACCGAAGTCGGAAAGTTCTTCCAGCGTTATGCGTCCGAATCCAACATGAAACCTGTGTGGCTTGAGTGCGGCGGTAAGAGCGCGAACATCGTCTTTGAGGATTGCGGGGATCTGGAGAAAGCCGCGAAGCTCGCAGCCCAAGGCGTTTTGTTCAACCAGGGTGAAGTGTGCTCTGCCACGTCGCGACTGCTTGTACACCGCAGCATCAAAGATGCCTTCATTCAGAAATTGTTGGTTGCAGCGCAAGCCTATGTCCCGGGTGACCCGCTTGACCCTGCTTCGACCATGGGCTGCCTGGTTGAACCGAAACACGCCGATCGGGTTCGGGACTACATAGCCATCGGGAAATCAGAAGCGCGGCTCCTGACTTCGGATTCTGATCGTGGCCTCGGCACCACCTACATCGCTCCCGCGATCTTCGACCAAGTCCAACCGGACAGCACACTTGCCCAGGAAGAGGTCTTTGGGCCGGTACTGGCTGTGATCGAGTTCGACGACGAGGACGAGGCGATCCAGATCGCCAACAACTCCGTGTATGGCCTTGGAGCCGCCGTTTTCACCGAAAACCTCAGCCGCGCCCATCGTGTCGCACGTCAGCTGAGAGTGGGCTCCGTATCGGTCAACACCGTAGATGCCGTCAGCATTCAAACTCCGTTTGGCGGCGTGAAGCAAACGGGTAATGGCAGGGATCTCTCGCTTCATGCCCTGGATAAGTACACCTCACTCAAAACGACCTGGATCGCTCTGTAA
- a CDS encoding M20 aminoacylase family protein — protein MSQKDRNMPMPDNFNFSDIVDQARAWRHDFHAHPELGYQEHRTSTVVAELLESFGLAVVTGLGGTGVVATLARGSGPFIGLRADMDALPLQELGSPDYKSKNVGCMHACGHDGHTAILLATAKYLCSDSSFKGNVHFIFQPAEETGAGARKMIEDGLFEKFPMVAVYGLHNWPSLKEGLIAVNPGAMMASQDTFEICISGSGAHAAMPEKGIDPVMIAAQLISALQTITSRRISPLDSVVLSVTMVEAGSAYNVIPQTATIKGTVRCLDQSVREQVENMIRSMATSFPVSFGGTGSVIYREGYPVTKNDPDCAARVRDIGIALNGAERVEWNGPASMASEDFAFMLQACPGAYFWLGANRDGNAMPLHHPHYDFNDQVIASGIQVFERLAKSYQS, from the coding sequence ATGAGTCAAAAGGATCGAAATATGCCCATGCCAGATAATTTCAATTTCAGCGACATCGTGGATCAGGCGCGAGCTTGGCGGCACGATTTCCATGCGCATCCGGAGCTTGGTTACCAGGAACATCGAACCAGCACGGTAGTCGCTGAGCTGTTGGAGAGCTTCGGGTTGGCGGTTGTCACTGGCTTAGGTGGGACAGGTGTAGTTGCTACCCTGGCGCGCGGTAGCGGCCCGTTCATTGGGCTACGAGCTGATATGGATGCGTTGCCCCTACAGGAGCTAGGTAGCCCTGACTACAAATCAAAGAATGTTGGTTGTATGCATGCGTGCGGTCACGACGGTCATACTGCGATCCTGCTCGCCACTGCGAAATACCTCTGCAGTGACTCGAGCTTCAAAGGCAATGTCCACTTCATTTTCCAGCCGGCGGAAGAAACGGGCGCCGGAGCGAGAAAAATGATCGAGGATGGTCTTTTCGAGAAATTCCCGATGGTTGCCGTCTACGGCCTCCATAACTGGCCCAGCCTGAAGGAAGGGCTAATCGCGGTAAATCCCGGCGCGATGATGGCTTCCCAAGACACGTTTGAAATTTGCATTAGCGGATCTGGAGCTCATGCCGCCATGCCGGAAAAAGGCATCGATCCGGTCATGATTGCGGCACAGCTTATCTCTGCTCTGCAGACCATAACCTCCCGGCGCATCTCACCGCTGGACTCAGTGGTGTTGAGTGTCACGATGGTTGAGGCTGGGAGTGCTTACAACGTCATCCCTCAGACCGCTACGATAAAAGGTACCGTACGCTGCCTCGATCAGTCGGTTCGTGAGCAAGTGGAAAACATGATCCGCTCCATGGCCACGTCCTTTCCTGTGTCCTTTGGGGGCACCGGCAGCGTGATCTACCGCGAAGGCTACCCTGTGACGAAGAACGATCCTGACTGCGCCGCACGAGTACGGGACATCGGTATCGCGCTGAATGGCGCTGAGCGTGTCGAATGGAATGGGCCTGCCTCTATGGCCTCAGAGGATTTTGCCTTCATGTTGCAGGCGTGCCCAGGCGCCTATTTTTGGCTTGGGGCAAATCGTGACGGTAATGCCATGCCGTTGCACCACCCGCATTACGACTTCAACGATCAGGTGATTGCTTCGGGCATTCAGGTGTTTGAACGCCTCGCAAAGAGCTACCAATCCTAA